A region of Deltaproteobacteria bacterium DNA encodes the following proteins:
- a CDS encoding FMN-binding protein, producing the protein MPFRGFCKQCAARLVGRALLVSIAVILAPDASSEVFYAKDEALELAFPEADNVEMKTFILTEDELARAEKMAKVKIDSKLITFYEGIKDGQLLGYACIDTHVVRTLPETFMVVMNPEGEVERVTVLAFHEPQEHLPSARWYEQFRGERLSPELWPGRKIAGILGSTLSVRAITSGVRKVLAIFQIAVIEKKTRE; encoded by the coding sequence ATGCCTTTTAGGGGATTTTGCAAGCAGTGCGCGGCTCGGTTGGTAGGCCGCGCACTGCTTGTTTCAATTGCCGTTATTCTTGCCCCAGATGCTTCAAGTGAGGTCTTTTATGCCAAGGACGAGGCTTTGGAGCTAGCTTTCCCCGAAGCTGACAATGTCGAGATGAAAACCTTTATTTTGACTGAGGACGAACTTGCACGGGCGGAGAAGATGGCAAAGGTTAAAATTGATTCAAAGCTCATCACCTTTTATGAGGGCATAAAAGACGGACAACTTCTTGGATATGCCTGTATAGATACGCATGTAGTTCGCACCTTGCCAGAAACTTTTATGGTGGTAATGAACCCAGAAGGCGAGGTTGAGCGAGTTACGGTGCTTGCTTTTCACGAGCCGCAGGAACATCTTCCATCTGCTAGATGGTATGAGCAGTTTAGAGGTGAGCGCCTTTCACCGGAACTTTGGCCGGGGAGGAAAATTGCTGGGATATTGGGTTCGACCTTAAGTGTGCGAGCTATCACCTCAGGTGTTCGCAAGGTCTTAGCCATTTTCCAGATTGCAGTTATTGAGAAGAAAACCAGGGAGTAA
- a CDS encoding FAD:protein FMN transferase codes for MHRRAVCKGIISLAGVVLTPLGAFAKVQEAKRQFREVRHAMGTLLDIAICHNSAKAAREFFDAAFSLVARLELLLSNFYSESEISRLNSLSGKESLRISKETEELLVIGKRFFLLTDRAFDISVRPLIELWRRGAVNQFLPDEKEIQRVKSLVGCDCLEMDGDGRALLAERGASIETGGIGKGLAVDRIASLFKRFDIESAFVNFGHSTIYAHGVPSMSENWEVLLQFPGAAPIGTLAVRDCALSASSSFGQSFSIGQKQYGHIFDPLTGLPFSSKREIALTTRSAVDAEILSTYLVIRPGFLGDNLQSLPPFKICHVA; via the coding sequence ATGCATAGGCGCGCGGTTTGCAAGGGAATTATTTCGTTGGCTGGTGTCGTGCTTACTCCTCTTGGCGCGTTTGCCAAAGTGCAAGAGGCAAAAAGGCAGTTTCGCGAGGTTCGCCATGCTATGGGAACTTTGTTAGACATAGCGATTTGCCATAATAGCGCCAAGGCTGCGCGAGAATTTTTCGATGCGGCCTTTAGTTTGGTGGCTCGTTTGGAGCTACTGTTAAGCAATTTTTATTCAGAAAGCGAAATTAGTAGGCTTAATAGTTTGAGCGGAAAGGAATCCCTCAGGATTTCAAAAGAAACAGAAGAGCTTCTAGTTATTGGAAAGCGATTTTTTTTGCTTACCGATCGCGCATTTGATATTTCGGTGCGGCCCCTTATAGAGCTTTGGCGAAGAGGTGCGGTTAATCAGTTCCTCCCAGACGAAAAGGAAATACAGCGAGTAAAGTCATTAGTTGGATGCGACTGTTTAGAAATGGATGGAGATGGAAGGGCCTTACTTGCCGAGCGAGGTGCTTCTATCGAAACTGGTGGAATTGGCAAGGGCTTGGCGGTAGATCGCATCGCATCGTTGTTCAAGCGTTTTGACATCGAATCTGCGTTTGTGAATTTCGGCCACAGCACTATATATGCCCATGGAGTGCCAAGCATGTCAGAAAATTGGGAAGTGCTACTACAATTTCCTGGTGCTGCTCCCATAGGCACGCTAGCGGTTAGGGACTGTGCGCTTTCTGCTTCTTCATCTTTTGGACAATCGTTTAGCATTGGACAAAAGCAATACGGACACATTTTCGATCCGCTTACAGGATTGCCGTTTAGTAGCAAACGCGAGATAGCCCTAACAACGCGTTCGGCGGTGGATGCGGAAATTCTTAGCACCTACCTGGTTATTCGCCCAGGCTTTTTGGGCGATAATTTGCAAAGTCTGCCGCCGTTTAAGATTTGCCATGTAGCCTAG
- the ettA gene encoding energy-dependent translational throttle protein EttA, whose amino-acid sequence MNDTKVIYTMMRVNKTYPPKRQVIKDISLSYFYGAKIGVLGLNGSGKSTLLRIMAGVEKDFEGSAHLSDGYSVGYLEQEPALDDKLTVGEVVRQGAHETVKLLAQFEALSAKFETDLSAEEMEKVCEKQAKLMEQLEAIDAWNLDDKLNFAMEALRCPPAERLVSTLSGGERRRVALCRLLIQEPDILLLDEPTNHLDAESVRWLEAHLRDYKGTIIAVTHDRYFLDNVAGWILELDRGHGIPYKGNYSSWLEQKQIRLAQEKKAEDKRIKLLERELEWIRMSPKARHAKGKARINSYDKLLSEESEKLRDDLQLSFPKGPRLGEIVINAKGVSKAYGDKLLFGDLNFVLPPGGIVGVIGPNGAGKTTLFKLICGQEKPDSGEFVVGETVKLGYMEQSRAALDPEKNVWDVISGGAENIKLGAKEINSRAFVARFNFEGSDQQKKIGDLSGGERNRVQLALLFQQNANVILLDEPTNDLDVNTLRALEEALENFPGCAVVISHDRWFLDRVATHILAFEGDSTVCWFDGNFSEYEEDRRKRLGKEADVPHRIRYASIKR is encoded by the coding sequence ATGAACGATACGAAAGTCATCTATACCATGATGCGGGTCAATAAGACCTATCCGCCCAAGAGGCAAGTTATAAAGGACATTTCTTTGTCCTATTTCTATGGGGCAAAAATTGGGGTGCTTGGTTTAAACGGTTCTGGCAAGAGCACGCTCTTAAGGATTATGGCGGGAGTAGAGAAGGATTTTGAGGGAAGCGCGCATCTTTCTGATGGCTATAGCGTAGGCTACTTAGAACAGGAGCCAGCTCTTGATGACAAATTAACCGTAGGTGAAGTCGTTAGGCAGGGAGCGCATGAGACGGTAAAGCTACTCGCTCAGTTTGAGGCACTTAGCGCCAAGTTTGAAACTGACCTTTCAGCCGAGGAGATGGAAAAGGTTTGCGAGAAACAAGCTAAGCTAATGGAGCAGCTTGAGGCAATAGATGCCTGGAATTTAGACGATAAGTTAAATTTTGCGATGGAGGCTTTGCGCTGCCCGCCGGCCGAACGGCTTGTAAGCACGCTTTCCGGAGGGGAGCGCCGCCGCGTGGCACTTTGTAGGCTCTTAATTCAAGAACCCGATATTTTGCTGCTAGATGAGCCAACAAACCACCTCGATGCGGAATCGGTTAGATGGTTAGAGGCGCACTTAAGAGACTATAAGGGAACCATTATTGCAGTAACCCACGATAGATATTTTCTCGATAATGTTGCCGGCTGGATTTTAGAACTAGACCGTGGCCACGGCATCCCCTACAAGGGAAACTACTCTTCGTGGCTGGAACAAAAGCAGATTCGACTGGCGCAAGAAAAGAAAGCAGAAGATAAGCGAATTAAGCTTTTGGAGCGCGAGCTTGAGTGGATTCGCATGTCGCCCAAGGCGCGGCATGCCAAGGGAAAAGCGCGCATTAACTCATACGATAAGCTGCTTTCTGAGGAAAGTGAAAAGCTCCGCGATGACTTACAGCTATCTTTTCCCAAGGGCCCCAGACTGGGCGAGATCGTCATCAATGCTAAGGGCGTTTCCAAGGCCTACGGAGATAAGCTGCTTTTTGGAGACTTAAACTTTGTACTTCCGCCGGGAGGAATTGTCGGGGTAATCGGTCCCAATGGAGCGGGAAAGACCACACTTTTTAAGTTAATATGCGGGCAGGAAAAGCCCGATAGCGGCGAGTTCGTCGTAGGGGAGACGGTTAAGCTTGGGTACATGGAACAATCTAGGGCCGCACTGGATCCCGAAAAAAACGTATGGGATGTAATCTCAGGTGGTGCGGAAAATATTAAGCTTGGAGCTAAGGAAATAAACTCTAGGGCATTTGTTGCGCGCTTTAATTTTGAAGGTTCGGATCAGCAAAAAAAGATAGGTGACCTTTCAGGAGGCGAGCGCAATCGCGTCCAGCTTGCCCTTCTTTTTCAGCAGAATGCCAATGTCATTTTACTGGACGAGCCTACTAACGATTTAGATGTAAATACTTTAAGGGCTCTTGAGGAGGCGCTTGAGAACTTTCCGGGCTGTGCCGTGGTTATTAGTCACGACCGATGGTTCCTCGATCGCGTCGCTACTCACATATTGGCTTTTGAGGGCGATAGTACAGTGTGTTGGTTTGATGGAAATTTTAGCGAATATGAGGAAGATAGGAGAAAGCGCCTCGGCAAGGAAGCTGATGTGCCGCATAGAATTCGGTATGCCAGCATTAAGCGCTAA
- the holA gene encoding DNA polymerase III subunit delta: MNPAPQVTNCAKKISSDKFLSLLKSTQNLSDSSALKRLENAGIVSPLIFLGGEDLRIKRLTDWICTKLFGNDSQVQRISAEQITSNKNVEPLIESLRSPSLFCDEDIIVISNAEQIKANIAKPLAEAILKRLTSTFVVVVTASLNQKTPLPYYLSKASGTLVEFSELKGQRLIDWITKEALRHNETFGIAPDAALLISQCYGNDLWIISHELEKLSLSLDKKETISLAMVEESLLQGPERTSFELITQIAKKHLTASIDLTHALMNQGLHPLQISAFLSRAFRTLIAIKENETKHLSICQTLSNPWFMRNIQANLSAFSFAELVNSLKIISDLDFRLKSTGLPDELLTSLAIKRLTLRETQL, translated from the coding sequence ATGAATCCCGCTCCCCAAGTTACTAATTGCGCAAAAAAAATATCTAGCGATAAATTTCTCTCGCTTCTAAAATCCACCCAAAATCTCTCCGACTCAAGTGCTCTAAAGCGGCTGGAAAATGCCGGTATCGTTTCGCCATTAATATTTCTAGGCGGAGAAGATTTGCGCATCAAACGCCTAACTGATTGGATCTGCACTAAGCTTTTTGGCAACGATTCTCAGGTTCAAAGAATCTCTGCCGAGCAAATTACCTCTAATAAAAACGTCGAGCCGCTAATCGAATCTCTAAGAAGCCCCTCGCTGTTTTGCGACGAAGACATAATTGTCATTTCTAATGCAGAACAAATTAAAGCTAATATTGCCAAGCCGCTAGCTGAAGCAATTCTAAAGCGCTTAACTTCAACTTTTGTCGTTGTTGTCACCGCATCGCTTAATCAAAAAACACCTCTCCCTTACTATCTGAGCAAAGCTTCGGGCACTTTAGTGGAATTTAGCGAACTAAAGGGGCAGCGTTTAATCGACTGGATAACAAAAGAGGCCCTTAGACATAACGAGACTTTTGGCATCGCCCCCGATGCGGCTTTACTGATTAGTCAATGCTATGGAAATGATTTGTGGATCATTTCCCATGAACTAGAAAAGTTATCGCTTTCTTTGGATAAAAAAGAGACTATTAGCCTTGCTATGGTGGAGGAATCCTTGCTACAGGGACCAGAGCGCACAAGTTTTGAACTAATTACGCAAATTGCCAAAAAACACCTTACCGCAAGCATTGACTTAACTCACGCTCTCATGAACCAGGGCCTGCATCCATTACAGATATCCGCCTTTTTAAGTCGCGCCTTTAGAACTCTCATTGCCATAAAGGAAAATGAGACGAAACATCTTAGCATTTGCCAAACACTCTCAAACCCCTGGTTTATGCGTAACATTCAAGCAAACTTAAGCGCCTTTTCCTTTGCAGAACTAGTAAACTCGCTAAAAATTATTAGCGATCTCGATTTTCGCCTAAAAAGCACAGGCCTTCCCGACGAGCTTCTGACTAGTTTAGCGATAAAGCGACTTACTTTAAGGGAAACGCAGTTATAG
- a CDS encoding YeeE/YedE family protein, whose product MSQIKFIIMGIYFGILLIKSDVASWFRIQKMFHFEEAHMYLVICSAVAVGMLSVFLIKKFKVRTINHQDIVISPKKFHRGNIIGGLLFGMGWIITGSCPGPIFAQIGAGEFMAAFTLIGALLGTLSYSYLKPKIG is encoded by the coding sequence ATGAGCCAGATAAAATTTATAATAATGGGAATCTATTTTGGCATCTTGCTCATTAAGTCCGATGTCGCTTCCTGGTTTCGCATTCAAAAAATGTTTCACTTTGAAGAAGCACATATGTACTTAGTAATTTGCTCTGCTGTTGCTGTGGGCATGCTATCGGTATTCCTTATAAAGAAATTCAAGGTAAGAACGATAAACCATCAGGACATAGTAATAAGCCCAAAAAAATTCCACCGAGGAAACATAATCGGAGGATTGCTGTTTGGCATGGGCTGGATCATCACGGGTTCCTGCCCTGGCCCTATTTTTGCGCAAATTGGGGCAGGAGAGTTCATGGCAGCGTTTACACTAATCGGCGCGCTGCTAGGGACGCTATCCTATAGTTATTTAAAGCCTAAAATTGGATAA
- a CDS encoding YeeE/YedE family protein has product MNYLFNTWPWYISGPLIGLTVSLLLIGGGKMFGISSSLRHFCAMALPNTRIEFLRYNWKAEIWNIMFVLGIVIGSFLASAFLSSSAPSLLPPHYHSVSGAIKLLLGGFLVGFGARYAGGCTSGHAIMGLSDLQPSSLVAVICFFLGGFLMLGIFQIAGVAL; this is encoded by the coding sequence ATGAACTACCTATTTAACACTTGGCCCTGGTACATATCTGGCCCGCTAATTGGCTTAACGGTTTCGTTATTGCTAATTGGAGGGGGTAAAATGTTTGGCATCTCTAGTTCTCTAAGGCATTTTTGCGCGATGGCATTGCCCAACACGAGAATTGAATTTCTGCGATATAATTGGAAAGCAGAAATTTGGAATATCATGTTCGTTTTGGGAATTGTCATAGGGTCGTTTCTCGCTAGCGCCTTTTTAAGTAGCTCAGCACCAAGTCTATTGCCTCCGCATTACCACTCAGTCTCGGGCGCTATTAAGCTCCTACTTGGTGGCTTTTTGGTTGGTTTTGGCGCGCGATATGCAGGTGGCTGCACTTCCGGTCATGCCATTATGGGTCTTTCCGATTTACAACCCTCAAGTCTCGTAGCGGTCATTTGCTTCTTTCTCGGAGGATTTCTCATGCTTGGCATTTTTCAGATTGCAGGAGTCGCGTTATGA